TCTGATTTATTACCTTCTACCCATGCGAAATCAATACTTCCATCAAACAATCCGTATGCGGGATAATTCGGGAGTGTGCTACTTGCAGTAACCTCGCCCATAATAGGTTCAGGATACAACACATCCAATTTTTTACCATTTTGGAAAAAAGAAACTGTTTTGATTCCGTTTCCTGAATCTGGTAATAAATAGATAACATGAACTCCATTGGATCTTATTTTTTGTGGAGTTTCCTTCGTGCAATCAAAGTTAGTTGCATAGCTTCCATCTTTATAAAAGGCTACGTATCCCTTTTTTTCTTGGCATTCAATAGAAATCTCACTAAAGAAAGCACGGCCGTCTGTTTTTCCTGCTTGGTTCCATTTGGCACCATTGGAGAAAAAAATTGTAATCCCATCTAAGCTGGTTTCTGGTTTCCAATATTTCCCTGTTTTGAATACATTAATAGGGCTTGTGCCATCTGCGGAGGAAGCCGCTTGGATTCGTTCGATCACGATAGAATTTTCTACCGAACTATTTTTACAAAATAGGACAAGGAAAGCCAAAAGAGTTAGGATTATTTTTTTCAAAAGTTGTACCTCAAGCAGATACAAAGAATCCAAAACTCTTCCGACTTAGACAAGTAAAAAAATCAGGATTAAATCATCCCACCAAATACTTTTTTAAGTTCCTCACTTCGCATAGCACCAGAAATACGATGAACTTCCTTTCCATTTTTAAAAAGAATCATTGTAGGGATTCCCGTGATACCGTACTTACCTGCGATTTCCTGTTTTTCATCTGTATTGATTTTAATGATGGAAACCTTACCTTTCCAGTCTTTGGCAAGTTTTTCTAATTCCGGTGCTACCATTTTACAAGGGCCACACCAAGGAGCCCAAAAATCCACAAGAATCGGTTTGTCATGTGTTTGGATGAGCTCCTCAAAACTTTTCGGTAGATTTTCTGCCATTTTCGTTCTCCTGAGTTTTAGACGAATATACCCACGGGGGTATAAAGAAAAAATGTTTTTATTCAATCTTTTACTTTTTATTTTCAAAAGAATCAATAGACAAAGTCAGAAACATTAGAATCCATTAACTATCCATTTGATGAAAGTTACAAAGCCCGTAAATCTTGACCCCCAAGGGATTCGTCAACTTTTCCTGAATCATGGAAAAAAAATCAAACTTGGCAAAAAGGAGATTTTTGCCAAACAAGGAATCCATTTATTTAGCGTTGGTTTGGTGGAATCGGGAGGATTCAAACTGGTTTATAAACAAGGGAAAAAAGAATGGATCAAATCTTTTATCTTTGAAGGTGGGATTTTAGGAAGTTTGCCAAGTATACTAAACCAACAAAAAAGCACCTATTCTATATTAGCTTTAGAACCAAGTGAAGTATTTGTCCTCCCTGCAAATGAATTAAAAACTAAAATGGAGAAAGAAGACCGATACAAAGAATTTCTCATCCAATTCCTTTCTAACTTGTACTTGAAAAAAGAAGAACGAGTTGCCGATTTTTTACTCTTAGAGCCTGAAAAACGTTATAAAAAGTTCATTTTAGAATATCATTCCGTTTTAGAAAGAATTTCCCAAATAGACCAAGCTGCCTATTTGGGAATTACCAATGTTGCCCTCAGTCGGATCAAAAAGAGAACTTTTTTAGATAATCAGAAATAGCATCTAAATAAAGTTTGGTGAACTCATTTCCAGAAAATGGATTTTGTGAGGTAACTAAATTTCGATCACGAGTGGCATAACCACTGGCAGGAAAAAATGAAGATTCATAGATCATTCCACGTTCTTTCAATAACTCAGAAATTTTTCTGACTTTAGGACTTCCCTTCATTACAAAAGTTTCAATAAACCACTCTTCTGTTTTTGTTACTGAGTTTACCCGATATCCTTGGAATAAAAAACCTTCGCCTAAAGGACCGGAAGGTAGTGTGGTTAACAAAGCAGGGGCATGGCAGATTAGACCAATCGTTTTTCCTTGGTTTTGAAAGGAAGAGAGTAACAGAGGAAGGTTTTTATCATACAACAAATCGGTCATTAACCCTTGGCCGCCAGGTACTAAGATGGAAATAAAATTCTTTTGTTCTTTGATTGCAGACTCCAATGAAACCGGTTTTTGAAAGGAAAGCAAAGAATTTAAAAAACGAATGGCTTCCTCTTTTTCTTCTTTAGAATTCCAATATTTATCTTTTAGACTTTCTGGATCCAAACTGGCTTTTTTCGCTTCGGGAGTGGCGAACACTAATTCAAAACCAAAATGATCTAACGCAATGACAGGATGATAGAGTTCATTCACAAATACACCGGTTGGGTGTCTTTGATTCCCATCTAACAAAAGTGTATCGGCAGCACTCATCACAATCAAAACTTTTGGTTTTTGTTTGGCAAAGATAGGCGACTGCAAAAGCAAAAAACTAAGAATCACCATCCCTTGTGAGAAGAACTCCCAATTCCAAAAAGAAAGATAAATTGGCTTTTTGTTTGATTTTAAGGTTTTTAAACGAAATTGGGATTTTCGTAGGTTCCAAGTTGAATTCGACATAAAAATGACTCTCACTTCTATTCTAAATTTGTTCCTCACCAAAACAGGCGGGAACTTTTCTAATAGAGGTGCGGAATCAGGGCTTTGTTTTTAACCTAAGTTAAAAAGTATAAATTACAAATGGCAAAATCCAATTAACCGCCTTGCGGTCATACCCTCCCTTTTTTCTAAAACAAATCAATCGTTTCAAAGCCTTGCAATAATTGGACTTCGACCTTATCGTCTTGAGTTCGTTTCAAAATATATTTCATATTCGATTCAAAATCATCTCCTAGTTGGAGGTTTGGTTCCAAAGGAACGGAAAGTGGTTTGAAAAAATTATCCCAGTGGATAGGAATCAAAAGTTTTGGTTTTGTTGTTTGTACGGTTTGTTCGTAGAACTTTTCTTGGAATGGAATTGGTTGTAAGGAAAGCTGGGCAATTCCCAAAAACAAAACATCCACTTTTGCTTTGTCCAATGCCCCTTCTACAAAGTTTGTACTGCTTTTGATAAGAATTTTATTTTTTCCATGTTGTATGAAAAAATCAAAGGTTCCTCCTTCGATATAGTCTGTTGCTTTGACTGGTGGGATGAGTGGAGATTCGATATTGGGATGGTTCGGATCGGTTGCATTTGTTTTTCCAAAAATTCGAAAGGGAGGTGTGTGTTTGGATTCTAAAACGGTGATGGTAAACTTTCCTATTTGAATGGGTTTTCCTGGTTGGAACTTCTCCATTTGATTTTTGGTGAGTCCGGCTCCAAGGCCTACGTTCAGAGTGGAGGAAGAACCAAATAACTTCGCCTGTGTTTGTTTGGTGACAAGAGGTGCATCCATTACATGATCATAATGGGAATGACAGACAAAAATGGCTTTCAGTCGTTCGATTTTAGCTTTTTCGATTACAGATTGAACCGTAGATGGATTTGATTCTATTTTGGAAAAAGCAGTTTTCCATAAAGAAGGCCTAGAAAAAAATCCATCTGTTAAAATTTGTGTTTCTCCATCATCTAACAGAATAGATGTGGTGCC
The sequence above is drawn from the Leptospira sp. WS4.C2 genome and encodes:
- the trxA gene encoding thioredoxin, producing MAENLPKSFEELIQTHDKPILVDFWAPWCGPCKMVAPELEKLAKDWKGKVSIIKINTDEKQEIAGKYGITGIPTMILFKNGKEVHRISGAMRSEELKKVFGGMI
- a CDS encoding Crp/Fnr family transcriptional regulator — translated: MKVTKPVNLDPQGIRQLFLNHGKKIKLGKKEIFAKQGIHLFSVGLVESGGFKLVYKQGKKEWIKSFIFEGGILGSLPSILNQQKSTYSILALEPSEVFVLPANELKTKMEKEDRYKEFLIQFLSNLYLKKEERVADFLLLEPEKRYKKFILEYHSVLERISQIDQAAYLGITNVALSRIKKRTFLDNQK
- a CDS encoding type 1 glutamine amidotransferase domain-containing protein, which translates into the protein MSNSTWNLRKSQFRLKTLKSNKKPIYLSFWNWEFFSQGMVILSFLLLQSPIFAKQKPKVLIVMSAADTLLLDGNQRHPTGVFVNELYHPVIALDHFGFELVFATPEAKKASLDPESLKDKYWNSKEEKEEAIRFLNSLLSFQKPVSLESAIKEQKNFISILVPGGQGLMTDLLYDKNLPLLLSSFQNQGKTIGLICHAPALLTTLPSGPLGEGFLFQGYRVNSVTKTEEWFIETFVMKGSPKVRKISELLKERGMIYESSFFPASGYATRDRNLVTSQNPFSGNEFTKLYLDAISDYLKKFSF
- a CDS encoding MBL fold metallo-hydrolase → MPNKTSLLKKPKPLFSILYCLLILFCSHCAFRPSGSLSQYESYFPHESNTNPIPKGKIRATFLGTTSILLDDGETQILTDGFFSRPSLWKTAFSKIESNPSTVQSVIEKAKIERLKAIFVCHSHYDHVMDAPLVTKQTQAKLFGSSSTLNVGLGAGLTKNQMEKFQPGKPIQIGKFTITVLESKHTPPFRIFGKTNATDPNHPNIESPLIPPVKATDYIEGGTFDFFIQHGKNKILIKSSTNFVEGALDKAKVDVLFLGIAQLSLQPIPFQEKFYEQTVQTTKPKLLIPIHWDNFFKPLSVPLEPNLQLGDDFESNMKYILKRTQDDKVEVQLLQGFETIDLF